The window AGCGCACGAGCTTCACGCGGCGCGGGTCATCCGGGTTCGACGGGTTGACCGGCACTTCCGTGATCTGCGGCGAGCTGACCTCGAAGCTCATCAGCGTCGTGGAGAAGTCCGCCTCCAGCCGCTCGATCTCCGCCTCGTTCTCGCCCTGCCAGAACGTGATCGTGTAGCTGTCGGCGCCCTGCGCGGGCGACCACTCGAAGAGCATCATGGCGGTCGACGTCGTGGACGCCTGGAACGTCGCCGGCCGCGCCGCGGTCGTCACGCGCTTGGGCGTGCGGATCAGGAAGTCGCGTTCGGGCGACAGCGGATCGCTGCACCCCGACACCAGCACCGCGGCGGCACAGGCGGCCACCAGGGCGCGCCGCATGCGCGTGCGCTTCGGCATGAAAGCACGATTCGTCATTACTGGATCTCCAGCGCTTCGTCAGGCATGGGAACCGGGAAGATCGGAGCGCCCGTGTTCGAAAGGTTGCGGTGTCCGCGCAGGTAGAAGTTCTCGCGCCAGAGCTCGTCGATCGCGTGGCGGATGCCGTCGGCGTCGAGCGACGCGGCCCACGCCTCGATCTCGGCCTCCGTGAGCGGCGCGCCGTCGGGATCGCGCCCTGCGACGCCGACGTGGTTGGTCGCCAGCAGCGGCGTGGACGCGAGCGCCTGCCGCGCCTCCTCCGTTTCACCAAGACGCAGATGCGCGTCGGCGATGATCAGCCAGAGCGCGTCCGCATCGACGAACATGTCGCCGGGCGGGGTGGTCGCGTCGTTCGCGGGGATCGGGATGTCCTCGAAGCCCGGCCCCGGCAGCGCGATGCCCCAGTTGTTGATGTACCAGTCGGTGATGTAGGCGTACGGCCACGCGAAGGCCCAGACCAGGTCGGGGCTGAGCGCGAGCGCCTCCTCCGCGCTGGCGATCGCGGCGCGCAGCCGCTGCTCGTCGTTGCCGGCCTGGCCGAGGATCCACTGCAGGCGTGCGCTGCCCGCGAGTGCGAAGACGCGCAGGCTGTCCGTCGGCGCCGGCGCCAGCTCGACGACGTCCTGCATGTAGCCGAGCGCGTGCTCGTACTGCGCCACCTCGCTCAGCCGCTCGCCGCCCGGCTGGATCGGCTGTTCGCCGCGACGCCGCGCCATGCCGGTCACGAACCACGCGTTGTACGCCTTGGCGCGCTGCAGTGCGGTCGCGGCGCGCGCCCGCTGCGCCGAGTCGACCGCGGCGTCGTACAGCTCCTGCGCGCGCGCGACCGCGATGCGCGTCGACTCCCGGCCGTCCAGCATCTCCGAGAGCGCGTAGCCGGAGTAGTACGACGCGTTGGCGCTCAGGTCACCGGTCTCGTCGAGCAGCGCATTGGCGACGGACGTCTCCGGCGTCGCGATTGCCTCGTCGCTCGCGTACCACTCGCTGATGACGCCGCTGTTCCAGCCGGTCATCCAGCGCTCGATCGCGCCGTTCACGAGCAGGTTGGGATCGACCTCGTCACGGGCGAGGATCGTCGGGTTGACGAGGTCGAGGTCGCACGCGCCGGCGACCGTCGCAATCAGCGCAATGGCGCCGAGGCTGTGCGCGAGCGTGCGCGTGCGTGTGGCAGTGTCGCGTGGCATCGAGCCTGTCGGGTTCAGTGTCGTTTTCATGGGTCCGTTCCTCAGAAGCTCACGCGCGCGCCGAGCGAGAAGTTGCGCGGCGTCGAGAACCCGCGCTCGAGAGTGCCCGCCAGGTAGAGCGGCGCCTGGCCGCCGGCCGTGCCGACCGGCGAGATCGTGGTCGCATCACCGTTGGCCCAGCGGTCCCAGACGAACGGGTTGCGCGCCTGCACCCAGAGCTGCGCGAACTCGACACCGCGCAGCAGCGAGGGCGGCACGTCGTACGCGAGCCGGATCGCGTCGATGCGCAGGTAGTCCGTCGGTACCAGGTAGCGCGCCTCGGCGACCTGCGGGTCGAACGTGCGGAACGAGCTGGTGATCAGGCCGGCCGCGAAGTCCTCCTGCGCCTGGATGTGGTCCAGCCCGATGCCGCCCGTGCCGAACGACAGGTTGGTCGAGAGCTGGAACCGACGGTAGCGCAGGTCCGCATGCGCGCCGCCGTACGTGGTCGGCTCGCGGCTGCCGTAGTAGACGCGGCGGTTGTTGATCTGCGACGTGAAGGTGACCGCATTGATCGACTCGCCCACCTGCATGCCGAGGTAGAGGTTGCCGACGCGGGCGGCCGTGCTGTCTCCGCCCAGGCTCGTGATGATGCCGTTGTCGATCAGGTGCGTCAGCGTAGCACCGAGCGTGAGCGACACGTCCTCGGTGCGGATCGGCGTCACCTGTGCGATCGCCTCGATGCCCGACGACTTCAGCCCGGCCACGTTCATGAGCGGCGCGCTGAATCCCTCGATGAACGGGATCCGGCCGCGCAGCAGCGCGTCCTCGGTCTCCTGCTGCCAGTAGTTCACCTCGAGCGAGGCGAGGTTGTCGAGGAAGTAGTTCTCGATGCCGAACTCGATCTCGGTGCCGAGCTCCGGCCGCAGGTCGGGGTTGCCGTAGTCGGCGAGCGAGACGATCGGCCGGTCGTAGTAGGTGCCGCGGCTGAGCGCGTAGGTCTGCACCTTGGCGAACGCCGTCGGCAGCTTGCCCGACTGTCCCCACGCCGCGCGCAGCTTGCCCGACCACCACTCGACCGGCTCGACGACGTACGACGCCGAGATCTTCGGGTAGACCTGCAGTCCGAAGTCGTCGCCGAACGCGGAGCTGCCGTCGGCGCGCAGGCCGCCGGTCAGGTAGAGCCGGTTCCAGAGGCCGACCTGCTCCTGGACGAAGAAGCCGACCGTCGCGATCGCGGAGTACTGCTCGATCGGCGCGTACGGCCCGCTCGTGATCGACTCGGCGAAGTCGAGGCCGGAGATGCCCGGCGACGGCAGGCCGACGCCGCGGATGCGCAGGTTGCGCACCTCGCTGTGCTGCCCTTCCGCGCCGATGCTCAGCGTCGAGGTGAACGTCCCCTCCGCCGGGTACGACAGCGTACCGACGTAGCGGCCGGTCAGTCGGTCGAAGTCGCGCCGGATGTTCTCCGCCTGGAACGTCGAGGAGAACGCGTCGCGCAGCGGCTGCCCGGCCATGAGCTGCAGCTCGTCCGACCGATCGAGGCCGACCGTGAACTGGTTCTGCAGGATCGGCAGCGGCCGCCACGTCAGGTTCGCCGACGCGATCACCCGCTGCACGTCCGTCTCGCTGCGCGACCCACGCTCCAGCGCGTCCTGCATCGATTCGATGCCCGGCGGCGCCGGCACTTCCGCGTTGACGTCGACGAAGTCGAACAGCGCGCTGTAGTCCAGGCTGGAATACGTGCGCTGCAGCAGGCTCGCGCTCAGCCGCAGGCTCAGCTTCTCGCTGCCCAGCGTGCTGAACGAGCCGTGCACCGACGTCTCGCTCGCCTCGTTGCCCATGACGACGCCGTCGTCGCGGCCGTGATCGGCGCCGAGCGTGTACGCGAGCCGGCTCTCGCCGCCGGAAAGCTGCACGTTGTAGCGCTGCGTGTGCGGGTTGCTGAACAGGCTGCGGATCTGCTCCGCGTACGGCGAGCGCTCGACGAAGGAATCGTCCAGGTTCACAGTGGAGATGCCCTGCTCGACCCGCGCCGTGATGCGCATGTCGCCGGGCACGCCCCGCTTTGTGAAGATCTGGATCACGCCGTTGATCGCCTCCGACCCGTACATCGTGGTCGCGGCCGAGCCCTTCACCACCTCGATCCGCTCGATCTGGTCGAGCGGGATCTCCTGCAGCCGGACGTGCGCACCGGCACCGGCGTTCGTCACGGTCGGGTGTGCCAGCACGTCCTCGCCCGCACGGTTGCCCGCGGACGAGCCGTTGTCGACCGGCACGCCGTCGACGTAGATGAGCGGCGCCTGGTCGCCCATGATGCTGGACACGCCGCGCACGCGGATGTGCCCGCCCGCGCCGTTCGCGCCGCTCGGCGTGAACGACGTCACGCCCGGCACGCGCCCCTGGAACAGCTCGACCAGCTCCGTCGCGCCGGACTGCTCGATCTCCTCCGCGGTGACTACTGAAATCGAGGTGCCGAGCGTGCGCCGCTCCGTGTCGACCAGCGTGCCCGTCGAGACCGTCGCCGAGAGCGGATCGAGCGCGATCGCATCGACGGCGAGGCGGAAGTTGACGGTTGCGACGTCGTCGTCACGCACCGTGACGCTCTGGCTGTCCGCACCGAAGCCGAGCGCCTCCGCCCGGACCCAGTGCGTGCCGGCCGGGATGTCGGCGATGATGTACGCGCCCGAGCCGTTCGTGCCGACCGTGTGCGTCTCGGGCATGCCGATCACGCGCACTTCGGCGTTGCGGATCGGCTGACCGTCGGACGCAGAGACGACGCGCCCCTGGACCATGCCGACGATCGGCGCGTCCGCGGTGCGCGGCAGGATCAGCACCTGTCCGCTCTGCAGCACCTCCAGCATCAGCCCCGTACCGTTCAGCAACGTCTGCAGCACCCCGCGCACCGGCATGCTCTCCGTCTGCAGCGTGACACGGACGGGAGGAAGCAGGCGATCGCTGAACGCGATCGAGACACCGCTCTCGCGCGCCACCGTGCGCAGCGCATCGGCCAGCGGTGTGTCGCGGAAGCGGACGGCAATGCCGCGCTCCAGCGGCGGCGTCAGTCGCTCCTGCGTCTCCGCGCGCACCGCTACATCAGGGTACTGCTGCATCGCCCACGCCTCGCCCGCGCCGAGCGCGAGCGCCGCGGCGACGAGAGTCGGGCGCAGCCATCGTGTGGAGATTGCGTCGTGCATGCCTGTCCTCCGTGGGAGTGACACCCTCGGGCGCGTCTGCCGCCCGGGGCGTTACGGCCGGAACTCTGCTGTCTGTCCGTCGAACGAATGCTCGATGCCGAGCGACCGGCTCACGATCGTGAGCACCGTCTCGATGTCGCCGTCCGCAAGCGTCGCAGTGAGCGGGTATGACGCGATCGCGGAATCGGTGATGACGACGTCG of the Longimicrobiales bacterium genome contains:
- a CDS encoding TonB-dependent receptor, with the protein product MHDAISTRWLRPTLVAAALALGAGEAWAMQQYPDVAVRAETQERLTPPLERGIAVRFRDTPLADALRTVARESGVSIAFSDRLLPPVRVTLQTESMPVRGVLQTLLNGTGLMLEVLQSGQVLILPRTADAPIVGMVQGRVVSASDGQPIRNAEVRVIGMPETHTVGTNGSGAYIIADIPAGTHWVRAEALGFGADSQSVTVRDDDVATVNFRLAVDAIALDPLSATVSTGTLVDTERRTLGTSISVVTAEEIEQSGATELVELFQGRVPGVTSFTPSGANGAGGHIRVRGVSSIMGDQAPLIYVDGVPVDNGSSAGNRAGEDVLAHPTVTNAGAGAHVRLQEIPLDQIERIEVVKGSAATTMYGSEAINGVIQIFTKRGVPGDMRITARVEQGISTVNLDDSFVERSPYAEQIRSLFSNPHTQRYNVQLSGGESRLAYTLGADHGRDDGVVMGNEASETSVHGSFSTLGSEKLSLRLSASLLQRTYSSLDYSALFDFVDVNAEVPAPPGIESMQDALERGSRSETDVQRVIASANLTWRPLPILQNQFTVGLDRSDELQLMAGQPLRDAFSSTFQAENIRRDFDRLTGRYVGTLSYPAEGTFTSTLSIGAEGQHSEVRNLRIRGVGLPSPGISGLDFAESITSGPYAPIEQYSAIATVGFFVQEQVGLWNRLYLTGGLRADGSSAFGDDFGLQVYPKISASYVVEPVEWWSGKLRAAWGQSGKLPTAFAKVQTYALSRGTYYDRPIVSLADYGNPDLRPELGTEIEFGIENYFLDNLASLEVNYWQQETEDALLRGRIPFIEGFSAPLMNVAGLKSSGIEAIAQVTPIRTEDVSLTLGATLTHLIDNGIITSLGGDSTAARVGNLYLGMQVGESINAVTFTSQINNRRVYYGSREPTTYGGAHADLRYRRFQLSTNLSFGTGGIGLDHIQAQEDFAAGLITSSFRTFDPQVAEARYLVPTDYLRIDAIRLAYDVPPSLLRGVEFAQLWVQARNPFVWDRWANGDATTISPVGTAGGQAPLYLAGTLERGFSTPRNFSLGARVSF